In Luteitalea sp., the genomic window GCTCCGCGGCGACGAGACGCGTGAGCTGACGGTCCGACTTCGCATCAGTCCAATCAACGAGTCGATGATCGTGTCGGCCAGCCAGGTCGAGCAGCCGCGCTCGGAGATCGGCGACAGCGTCAGCAGCTTCACCGATCTCGAGCTGCGCGCGCGACAGATCGACAGCGTCGCCGGCGCGCTGCGGCTCGTGCCGGGGGTCACGGTCGCACAGAGCGGCGGTCATGGCAGCGTCACGTCTCTCTTTCCGCGCGGTGGAGAATCGAACTACACGCTGGTGCTCGTCGACGGCGTACGGGTGAACGACTTCGGCGGGGCCTTTGATTTTGCGCACGTCGGCGTCACGGCGGTCGAGCGCCTGGAGGTGGTACGTGGGCCGCAGAGCGCATTGTTCGGCAGCGACGCTATCGGGGGTGTCGTACAGATTGTCACCAAGCGCGGCGGTCCGACGCGCGCGGCCGGAAGCTATGAGCATGGAACCCTCGACACGCGGCGGTTCGCGGCCGACGCGGCCGGCTCCGTAGGCACGTGGCGCTGGGGCGGCGGCGTGGAGCGGCAGTCGAGCGACGGCTTCACCGGCACGGCGCCGGCGACCGGCGAGCGTGTGAGTAACGATGACTACACGCGCACGATGCTGACCGCAAGCGGGAGTTATCACACGCGCCGGGATCAGGTGACGCTCGTGGGACACTGGGGTGAGAACGAGCGCGGCTTTCCGGGACCCTACGGGTCGGATCCGAATGAGACCTATCCCGGCATCGACCGAATCTCGCGCGGCGACAACGACACGTACGGCGCGGCGGTGGCGGCATCGCGGGCCTGGACGCCGGCGCTCAGAACCCGCGGAGAGCTATCGATGAGCGCGCGCGCGAGCGGCTTCGTCAGCCCATTTGGCACTTCCGCTTCGGACAACCGACTCACAAGCGTACGCCTCCAAAGCGACTATGTGATGAGCGCAGATCTGGCGCTCAGCGCCGGCGCGGAGATGCAGCTCGAGCGCGCCGGTAGCTCCTTCATCACCGGCCGCGCCGGTCAGCCAGTGGATGTCGATCGGCGCGAGACGGGTCTCTTCGGCGAGCTTCGCTGGACGACTGGTCCCGTCTCGCTCACCGCGGGCGTTCGCGGTGATCACTTCCATCGCGAACGGCTCGAAGGCAGCAACGACCCGTTCGAGCCGAGGCCAGGCTTTGACACGGACACACTTGTGTCGGTCAATCCCAAGGTTGCGCTCTCGTACCTGGTCCACGCATCGCCGGATGCCTGGACGCGTCTCCGAGGCAGCGCGGGCACCGGGATTCGGCCGCCCGACGCGTTCGAGATTGCGTTTACCGACAACCCGGCCCTGCGACCGGAGCGGAGTCGGAGCGCCGATGTCGGGATCGAGCAAGGTCTCGCCGGCGGGCGCCTCGTCATCGATGCCGCACTGTTCGTCAATCGCTACGACGACCTCATCATTCCGGTGGGCCGCTCGTTCCAAGACGCGAGCCAATTCCGGACCGATAACATCTCGAACGCCCGGGCCCATGGCGTGGAGCTGTCGGTGGCAACACGGCCCTCCGCGGGGTTTTCCGTCCGCGCGGGCTACACATGGCTCGACTCCGCTATCCTCGCGTCCGACGGCTCGAGCGGCGAGGCGCCGTCCCCATTCAACGTCGGTGACCGCCTGCCGCGACGCCCACGGCATCGAGGCTTTCTCGACATGGTGTACTCTGCCGGCCGGGTCGCGGCGTTCGCACGCCTCGATGCTCGGGGTGAATTGCTGGACGTCGACCCCACGAATGGTGCGTTCGGCGGTACCCTGAGCGCGGCCGGCTACGGTGTGTTCGATACGGGCGCAAGTTTCACGCTCTGGCGCGGCGTCGACCTGCTGGGGCGGTTCACGAACCTGTTCGATCGAGAGTACGAAGAGATTCTCGGCTTTCCCGCGCTCGGTCGCAGCTTGACCATGGGCGTGCGTGTCGATATTGGAACACGTTGATGCTGCAAGCTGCAGGCGTCTCATTCGGCTATCGCGAGATTCCCGTGGTCACAGACGTCTCGCTCACGGTCGAGTCTGGTCGCGTGCTCGGACTGCTTGGTCCAAACGGCGCGGGAAAGAGCACGCTCCTCAAGCTGCTCGCGGGCATTCTGAAACCCACCTTTGGCGCGGTCACGCTAGACGGGCTGCCGCTTGCCGCTTACTCGCGACGGCGACTGGCACGCCGGCTCGCGGTGGTGCCGCAAGAAACGCATCCGGCGTTCAGCTTCAGCGTGCTCGAGCTGGCGCTGATGGGTCGCTACCCTCATCTGGATGCATTCGAGCTCGAAGGGCCGGAGGATGTGGCAATGGCGCGCGCGGCGCTCGAGGCGACCGGCACGGCGCACCTGGAGGCGCGCGCATTCGCCACATTGAGTGGTGGTGAGAAGCAGCGCGTTGTGATCGCCAGCGCGCTCGCGCAGTTCGGGAATCAGGAGACGGGAAACAGAAGTCGTGTGGGCGAGCTATTGCTGCTCGATGAGCCGACGTCTTCACTCGATCTGCGCTATCAACTCGAAATTGCCGCCCTTCTGGTGCGTCTGAATCGGGAGCGCGGGACCACCCTCGTCCTGACGACCCACGACCTCGGCTTTGCGGCAAGCGTGTGTCAGGAGCTCTTGTTGCTGCGCGACGGGCGCCTGCTCGCCAGCGGGCCGACGGCCGCGGTTCTCACGCCAGCCAACGTGCGGGCGCTCTATGGCGTCGAAGTGGACGTTCGGTATCACGCAGACGCTGGCCACCTGATGGTAGTGCCGCTTGCCCTGAGCGGACCGTGACGACCGTCGCCTTCTCTCTTCGTCGACGCGCGCTCCTGGTGTACGGGGGGTTCGGTGCGCTGGCCCTCGCCGCGCAGCTCTTCGCTCCACTGATTGGATCGACGTCGATCAGCCTCACGCGCGCCCTGGACGGCTCGGTCCCCTTCGCGAGCAACGTGGATGCTCAGATCTTCTTCATCGCACGCCTGCCGCGGACACTCGCGGCCGGCCTGGTCGGCGCGTCGCTGGCGGGCTCGGGGGTGATGCTGCAGGCGCTGCTCCGAAACCCGCTGGCCGAGCCGTTCACGCTGGGCGTATCCGCCGGCTCCGCGCTGGGCGCCATGTCGGCGATGCTCCTCGCCCCGCCCATCCTGGTGCTCGGAGTGTCCGCGGTGCCGCTGGCAAGCTTTGCTGGAGCGGTGGGCGCGGTGGCCATCGTGTATGCGCTGGCCAGCGCCCGGCACCGCGGCTTCTCGACCGACGTCCTGCTGCTGACCGGCGTCACGCTGAACGCCTTCTTTTCGGCGATCATCCTCTTTCTGCAGTACCGTGCGGACCCGGCCGAGACCGTGCAGACGCTCCGTTGGCTCATGGGAGACCTCGACGTCAGCGGCTATGGGCCGATCGTCGTGGCATTACCGCTCATCGCCGCGGCCTTCGTGATCTTCTTGTGGATGCCGCGAGCGCTGAATCTGCTCACGATGGGATCCGAAAGCGCCGCTGCGCGCGGCGTCGACGTCCTCCGCGTACAACGACTGGCATTCTTCAGCGCGTCGATTGCCACCGGCGCCGCGGTGTCGCTGGCAGGTCCTATAGGATTCGTTGGCATTGTCGTCCCGCACGTCGTTCGGCTATTCGTGGGGTCTGACCATCGGCTGGTGTTGCCAGGCGCTGCGCTCTTCGGTGCGGCGTTTCTCGTCGGCTGCGACCTGGTTGCGCGGACGATCATGGCACCGCTGGAGCTGCCGGTCGGCATCATCACGGCGGTCATCGGTGGCCCCTTCTTTTTATGGCTCCTGTTCAGACGGGCACGATGATGATGCAGGTACGTGCGCAGGCCTTCCGCCTTCGCTAAAGCTTCGGCGGGCCGCCAGCCAGCACTGGCTTGTCGGGTCCCGACGGGACCCGACGGTGGCGGAGGCGGTCAGCCCTGCCAACATCGGTGCCGTACGACGAGCTTACCAGGGACCTCAGTGAGCACAACGTGGTGGTGAATCGTTCTCAGCGCGGTCGGGTGACGGTCGCGGGCCTTCTCCTCGTTGCCTTCATTGCAGCGGTTGCAGGCGGCCTCTGGTGGCTACAAACGAGCAGGCAGCCGGCGCGGCCGGGCCCGTTCTTTGAAGCGAGGCAGGAGGCAAGCCCGCAGTCGAGCTCGACGACCTCGGCTCGGCCGGCGCAGCGAGTGATCTCGCTCGTCCCAGCCGTGACGGAGATGCTGTTTGCGATCG contains:
- a CDS encoding ATP-binding cassette domain-containing protein, coding for MLQAAGVSFGYREIPVVTDVSLTVESGRVLGLLGPNGAGKSTLLKLLAGILKPTFGAVTLDGLPLAAYSRRRLARRLAVVPQETHPAFSFSVLELALMGRYPHLDAFELEGPEDVAMARAALEATGTAHLEARAFATLSGGEKQRVVIASALAQFGNQETGNRSRVGELLLLDEPTSSLDLRYQLEIAALLVRLNRERGTTLVLTTHDLGFAASVCQELLLLRDGRLLASGPTAAVLTPANVRALYGVEVDVRYHADAGHLMVVPLALSGP
- a CDS encoding TonB-dependent receptor, translating into MFFAARSPSISLVFACTIVATAPSVVHGATSQAANDTHPKGGSVHGGVVDPDNRPVGGVRVVLDRDAAPNITDMTDARGHFAFDGLDAGHYELRAFADGFAARPVSLTLRGDETRELTVRLRISPINESMIVSASQVEQPRSEIGDSVSSFTDLELRARQIDSVAGALRLVPGVTVAQSGGHGSVTSLFPRGGESNYTLVLVDGVRVNDFGGAFDFAHVGVTAVERLEVVRGPQSALFGSDAIGGVVQIVTKRGGPTRAAGSYEHGTLDTRRFAADAAGSVGTWRWGGGVERQSSDGFTGTAPATGERVSNDDYTRTMLTASGSYHTRRDQVTLVGHWGENERGFPGPYGSDPNETYPGIDRISRGDNDTYGAAVAASRAWTPALRTRGELSMSARASGFVSPFGTSASDNRLTSVRLQSDYVMSADLALSAGAEMQLERAGSSFITGRAGQPVDVDRRETGLFGELRWTTGPVSLTAGVRGDHFHRERLEGSNDPFEPRPGFDTDTLVSVNPKVALSYLVHASPDAWTRLRGSAGTGIRPPDAFEIAFTDNPALRPERSRSADVGIEQGLAGGRLVIDAALFVNRYDDLIIPVGRSFQDASQFRTDNISNARAHGVELSVATRPSAGFSVRAGYTWLDSAILASDGSSGEAPSPFNVGDRLPRRPRHRGFLDMVYSAGRVAAFARLDARGELLDVDPTNGAFGGTLSAAGYGVFDTGASFTLWRGVDLLGRFTNLFDREYEEILGFPALGRSLTMGVRVDIGTR
- a CDS encoding iron chelate uptake ABC transporter family permease subunit gives rise to the protein MSGALVAARRAPARQRADGRGSHASQRAGALWRRSGRSVSRRRWPPDGSAACPERTVTTVAFSLRRRALLVYGGFGALALAAQLFAPLIGSTSISLTRALDGSVPFASNVDAQIFFIARLPRTLAAGLVGASLAGSGVMLQALLRNPLAEPFTLGVSAGSALGAMSAMLLAPPILVLGVSAVPLASFAGAVGAVAIVYALASARHRGFSTDVLLLTGVTLNAFFSAIILFLQYRADPAETVQTLRWLMGDLDVSGYGPIVVALPLIAAAFVIFLWMPRALNLLTMGSESAAARGVDVLRVQRLAFFSASIATGAAVSLAGPIGFVGIVVPHVVRLFVGSDHRLVLPGAALFGAAFLVGCDLVARTIMAPLELPVGIITAVIGGPFFLWLLFRRAR